A genomic segment from Candidatus Viadribacter manganicus encodes:
- a CDS encoding SDR family oxidoreductase — MSLRGKTLFITGASRGIGLAIGLRAARDGANIVIAAKTAEPHKKLPGTIYSAAEEVEKAGGKALPVVVDVREPDSVKSAVEAAVERFGGIDICVNNASAIQLTGTLQTDIRRFDLMNQVNARGTFITSRTCLPYLKQASNPHVLMLSPPLDMSPRWFGNHVAYTMAKYGMSMCVLGMAEEFKDDGIAFNALWPRTGIATAAIEFALAGEEGMRHCRTVDIMADAAYAIFNKPSRECTGNFFIDDVLLYAEGERDFDKYRIDPTKPLMPDFFVPENTPLPPGVTMGPKA; from the coding sequence ATGAGCTTGCGTGGCAAAACTCTCTTCATTACCGGCGCCAGCCGCGGCATCGGTTTGGCGATCGGTCTTCGGGCAGCGCGCGACGGCGCGAACATTGTGATCGCAGCCAAGACCGCCGAGCCGCACAAGAAGCTTCCAGGCACGATCTATTCGGCTGCGGAAGAAGTTGAGAAGGCGGGCGGCAAGGCGTTGCCCGTCGTCGTCGATGTGCGCGAGCCTGATAGCGTCAAATCTGCGGTGGAGGCCGCGGTCGAGCGCTTCGGCGGCATCGATATCTGTGTCAACAATGCGAGCGCCATCCAACTCACCGGCACGCTGCAAACCGACATCCGCCGCTTCGATCTGATGAACCAGGTCAACGCGCGCGGCACCTTCATCACCTCGCGCACGTGCTTGCCGTATTTGAAGCAAGCCTCGAACCCGCACGTGCTGATGCTGTCGCCGCCGCTCGATATGAGCCCGCGCTGGTTCGGCAATCACGTCGCTTACACGATGGCGAAGTACGGCATGAGCATGTGCGTGCTCGGCATGGCCGAAGAGTTCAAGGACGACGGCATCGCCTTCAATGCGCTTTGGCCGCGCACCGGCATCGCCACCGCCGCCATCGAATTTGCGCTGGCGGGCGAAGAGGGCATGCGCCACTGCCGCACCGTCGACATTATGGCTGACGCCGCCTATGCGATCTTCAACAAGCCGTCGCGGGAATGCACCGGCAACTTCTTCATCGATGATGTGCTGCTCTATGCCGAAGGCGAGCGCGATTTCGATAAGTATCGCATCGATCCGACGAAGCCGCTGATGCCGGACTTCTTCGTGCCGGAAAACACGCCGCTGCCGCCGGGTGTCACCATGGGCCCGAAGGCTTGA
- a CDS encoding YbjQ family protein: MIISTTFDVTGRNITQHLGLVRGNVVRSRFIGRDIVAGLRMIVGGEIHEYTKLLAESREQALDRMVQHAQSLGADAVIGVRFETTDAGQGQATEVLAYGTAVKL, encoded by the coding sequence ATGATCATCTCAACCACTTTCGACGTCACCGGCCGCAACATCACGCAGCACCTTGGTCTGGTGCGTGGCAACGTTGTGCGTTCGCGCTTTATCGGTCGCGACATCGTCGCGGGTCTTCGCATGATCGTCGGTGGCGAGATCCACGAATACACCAAGCTGCTGGCCGAGAGCCGCGAGCAAGCGCTGGATCGCATGGTTCAGCATGCGCAATCGCTTGGTGCTGACGCTGTGATTGGTGTGCGCTTTGAAACGACGGACGCCGGACAGGGCCAGGCTACGGAAGTGCTGGCTTACGGAACCGCCGTGAAGCTCTGA
- a CDS encoding MBL fold metallo-hydrolase yields MDGLEDDVAPERVKPLLVYPLGEPPEAGVAREIAPGVHWVRMPLPFALKWINLWLLEDGDGWTIVDTGVAMEETREHWRAIFEAKLGGKPVKRVICTHMHPDHMGLAGWICRKFNATLWMSRLEYITGRMLVADTGREAPEEGVTFYREAGWDEDLLDSYKVRFGGFGKAVSKMPDAYRRMEDGETIEINGRLWRVVTGNGHCPEHVCLWQEDLKLFISGDQVLPKISSNVSVFPTEPDGDPLADWINSCKKLLEVMPNDVLVLPAHNEPFRGLHERLQNLIDGHEKALARVLDRIRKEPRRAIDLFGALFARKIGPDLMGMATGEAIAHANCLIGRGLARRVLDSEGVARYEPA; encoded by the coding sequence ATGGATGGCCTCGAAGATGACGTCGCACCCGAGCGGGTAAAGCCGCTGCTGGTTTATCCCCTGGGTGAGCCGCCCGAGGCGGGCGTCGCGCGTGAGATTGCGCCTGGTGTGCACTGGGTGCGCATGCCGCTGCCGTTCGCGCTCAAATGGATCAATCTGTGGCTGCTCGAAGACGGCGATGGCTGGACCATCGTCGACACCGGCGTCGCGATGGAAGAGACGCGTGAGCACTGGCGCGCGATCTTTGAAGCGAAGCTCGGCGGCAAACCGGTAAAGCGCGTGATCTGCACGCACATGCATCCCGATCACATGGGCCTTGCCGGTTGGATCTGCCGGAAGTTCAACGCCACGCTTTGGATGAGTCGGCTCGAATACATCACGGGTCGCATGCTCGTCGCCGATACGGGCCGCGAGGCGCCGGAAGAGGGCGTCACGTTCTATCGCGAAGCCGGCTGGGATGAGGATTTGCTCGATAGTTACAAAGTGCGCTTCGGCGGCTTTGGCAAAGCTGTCTCGAAAATGCCGGACGCGTACCGGCGCATGGAAGATGGCGAGACGATCGAGATCAATGGCCGGCTATGGCGCGTCGTCACCGGCAATGGCCATTGCCCCGAGCACGTGTGCTTGTGGCAGGAAGACCTGAAGCTCTTCATTTCCGGCGATCAGGTGCTGCCGAAGATCAGCTCCAATGTCTCGGTGTTTCCAACCGAGCCTGACGGCGATCCGCTCGCGGATTGGATTAACAGCTGCAAGAAGCTGCTCGAGGTGATGCCGAACGATGTGCTGGTGCTGCCCGCGCACAATGAGCCGTTCCGTGGCCTGCATGAACGCCTGCAAAACTTGATCGACGGGCACGAGAAGGCGCTCGCGCGCGTGCTTGACCGCATCCGCAAGGAGCCGCGGCGCGCCATCGACCTCTTCGGTGCGTTGTTTGCCAGAAAGATCGGTCCCGATCTCATGGGGATGGCGACGGGCGAGGCCATCGCGCATGCCAATTGTCTCATCGGTCGCGGGCTTGCGCGCCGCGTCCTCGATAGCGAAGGTGTCGCCCGCTATGAGCCCGCCTGA
- a CDS encoding acyl-CoA dehydrogenase — protein sequence MPYTAPIADMRFALEACADFWSLRPRYQDLDEDTLIAILEGAGSLAEETLAPLNRSGDRAGVSLKDGNVTAAPGFQEAYNAFKQGGWQGLAADPAYGGQGLPRALALAVMETVHSANMSFGLLPMLTLGAIEAIEQHGAADQKLLYLEKLISGEWSGTMNLTEPQAGSDLGVLTTKAVPQADGSYAITGQKIFITWGEHDLADNIIHLVLARIESAPAGSKGISLFIVPKFRDEDGSRNAVRCIGLEEKMGIHASPTCTMAYDGATGWLIGAENRGLAAMFTMMNAARLNVGMEGVSVAEAAYQKALSYAKERRQGGALIIDHPDVRRMLMTMKAKIQAGRAICYATAVAADSGNKRVEDLLTPIAKAWGTDVGVEVTSLGVQIHGGMGFVEEGGAAQFYRDARIAPIYEGTNGIQAIDLYGRKLLGDRGEAMGHFIDEAHKHGGVFAKPSDALKEATHYMLTASRDDALAGATAYLALAGEVIGGLLLARGVHRAHDPERKKLFDFYAATVLARAPSRLAEVKVGAGALKLGEFA from the coding sequence ATGCCGTACACCGCACCCATCGCCGACATGCGCTTCGCACTCGAAGCATGTGCCGACTTCTGGTCGCTGCGGCCGCGTTATCAGGACCTCGACGAAGACACCCTGATCGCGATCCTTGAGGGCGCAGGGTCGCTTGCCGAAGAAACCCTGGCGCCGCTCAACCGGAGCGGTGATCGCGCCGGCGTAAGTCTGAAAGATGGCAATGTCACCGCCGCTCCCGGCTTTCAAGAAGCTTACAACGCGTTCAAGCAGGGCGGCTGGCAAGGCTTGGCGGCTGACCCAGCGTATGGCGGCCAAGGTTTGCCGCGCGCGCTTGCGCTCGCGGTCATGGAAACTGTCCACAGCGCCAATATGAGCTTTGGCTTGCTGCCGATGTTGACGCTCGGCGCCATCGAGGCGATCGAACAGCACGGCGCCGCCGATCAAAAGCTGCTCTATCTTGAAAAGCTCATCTCCGGTGAATGGTCCGGCACCATGAACCTCACCGAGCCGCAGGCCGGCTCCGATCTTGGCGTGCTCACCACCAAGGCCGTGCCGCAAGCGGATGGTTCTTACGCCATCACCGGCCAGAAGATTTTCATCACTTGGGGCGAGCACGATCTCGCAGACAACATCATCCACTTGGTGCTGGCGCGCATCGAAAGCGCGCCGGCGGGCTCCAAGGGCATCTCACTCTTCATCGTGCCGAAATTTCGCGACGAGGACGGCTCACGCAACGCCGTGCGCTGCATCGGCCTCGAAGAGAAGATGGGCATCCACGCTTCGCCGACTTGCACCATGGCCTATGACGGTGCGACGGGCTGGCTCATCGGCGCCGAGAACCGCGGCCTTGCAGCGATGTTCACGATGATGAATGCCGCGCGGCTCAACGTCGGCATGGAAGGCGTTTCGGTCGCCGAGGCGGCATATCAAAAAGCGCTGAGCTACGCAAAGGAGCGGCGCCAGGGCGGCGCGCTGATTATCGATCATCCCGATGTGCGGCGCATGCTTATGACGATGAAGGCCAAGATCCAAGCGGGCCGCGCCATCTGTTACGCAACGGCGGTCGCAGCCGATTCCGGCAACAAGCGCGTCGAAGATCTGCTGACCCCCATCGCGAAAGCGTGGGGCACGGATGTTGGCGTCGAAGTCACAAGCCTCGGTGTTCAGATTCACGGCGGAATGGGGTTCGTCGAGGAGGGTGGCGCGGCGCAATTCTACCGTGATGCGCGCATCGCCCCGATCTACGAAGGCACCAACGGTATCCAAGCCATCGATCTATACGGCCGCAAACTCTTGGGCGATCGCGGCGAGGCGATGGGGCATTTCATCGACGAAGCACACAAGCACGGCGGCGTATTCGCAAAGCCCTCTGACGCCTTGAAGGAAGCAACCCATTATATGCTCACAGCGAGCCGCGACGATGCGCTGGCCGGGGCGACGGCGTATCTGGCGCTCGCGGGCGAGGTGATCGGCGGGCTGTTGCTCGCGCGCGGCGTCCACCGCGCACACGATCCCGAGCGCAAGAAGCTGTTCGATTTTTACGCCGCCACCGTTCTCGCTCGCGCGCCATCGCGCTTGGCGGAGGTGAAGGTGGGGGCGGGAGCGCTGAAGCTGGGTGAGTTCGCCTAA